A genomic window from Denticeps clupeoides chromosome 11, fDenClu1.1, whole genome shotgun sequence includes:
- the rasl10a gene encoding ras-like protein family member 10A produces MVETLSIAVIGAPGVGKTSIIRQFIYNDFSDAYAPTTCRYVYRPSVILNGVMYDLKILDVPPISSFPASSSQEWLDVRCRGVRSANAYILVYDICCVESFEYVKMIRQQIVEHREQGSSDVPILVVGSKRDQQRQRFTPRRAVSVLVKKTWKCGYVECSAKFNWHVLLLFKELLGIAVARGLRHNHASIRLQGALQRNRCCVM; encoded by the exons ATGGTGGAGACGCTGAGCATCGCCGTCATCGGTGCCCCCGGAGTAGGGAAGACGTCCATCATCCGCCAGTTCATTTACAATGACTTCTCGGACGCGTACGCCCCGACGACGTGCAGGTACGTCTACAGGCCCTCCGTCATCCTCAACGGGGTCATGTACGACCTGAAGATCCTGGACGTGCCGCCGATCTCGTCCTTTCCCGCCAGCTCCAGCCAG GAGTGGCTGGACGTGCGATGCAGGGGGGTCCGCAGTGCCAACGCCTACATCCTGGTCTATGACATCTGCTGTGTGGAGAGCTTTGAGTACGTCAAGATGATCCGCCAGCAAATTGTGGAGCACAG GGAGCAGGGCAGCAGCGATGTGCCCATCCTGGTGGTGGGCAGCAAGCGGGACCAGCAGAGGCAGCGCTTCACCCCGCGCCGCGCCGTCTCCGTGCTGGTGAAGAAGACGTGGAAGTGTGGGTACGTGGAGTGCTCGGCCAAGTTCAACTGGCACGTGCTGCTGCTCTTCAAGGAGCTGCTGGGCATCGCGGTGGCACGGGGCCTGCGCCACAACCACGCCTCCATACGGCTGCAGGGGGCGCTGCAGCGGAACCGCTGCTGCGTCATGTGA